accttagactggtcgagaaaatgcTTAAACTAGTCgggccagtacttggactagtagAATAAggtcttagactagtcgagaaaatgacctataaacatatgaaatgacctacataaaatatgtaatgaatatgacacaacctaaggtcaatctagggtcatccaaacctgtttgtgagtaggaacaaatgaaacgTCATTCGCTTCTGAATCTTGATATCATGTGATACTTGAAACTTGAGTTCGatcacttgaacttgagcttgagttacacttgagttcttgagtctttaatgTATaggagttgaacttcaaacttgaacttgagttcttgatttTTAGCTctaaaccatgaacttcaacactcttcacttcaacttgaagatataAGCAAGTATGATGAAGATCTAGAGAACTTTGAAATGTTTGAACCTGATtaattcaactcaaagcatgatacaaatactaaatggtttgacaCAATAAAATTTAACAACACAACGGGTGCCAGATTtacacattagtatttataataCCTCAtttggatagccattgacgctatcaaaccatattcagtgtgAAGGAGATGCAGATAATGGGCATGTTAGTGTTCACATGGAATAAGAGGATTTACATGATCTTGTGACTCTCTATTCCTAATTTCACTCGTATTTTATTTGTACTGTCATGTTTTGTAAAAACTTAAAACGACGGTTTGTATAAGCCTTTGGGTAGCCACTCGAATATTTGgttttgtatatttggactccctcttgtACTTAATTTGTTTCTATTCAGCTaaactgttaactctgattaaaaaaatgtacatgaagTTTGGGCTTTAAAGGTtaatactcgggtttttggaaaacgagtagtgtacttagGTTTCGGGAACTAGAGtgttacaaaaaatttaaaatattacaTTTGAAACTTTGAAATTTCTGAAAAAGTACAAATTAGCATAGAAAATATGCAGTAGACCCTGAAGTTGCAAAATATGAACAAAAAACCCTTGTAGAAACTTAACAGAAAGTCCTTGAAATTTTCAGAAATTACACAAAAAAACTTTGACAATCTCTAGAATTTAATTTAAAAGTTTAGAGGTGTGTTTGATAAATTTGAAATATAGAAGTTTCTTGTATAAAAATGAAGTTTCTAGTTTtttgaaataattctaaaattaatttgaatttttaaaaataaaactctaaaatcttgattttcttaaaattaaatACTTAAATTAAGGAAAAAGAATATTTAGGAAATATTTAAtgaaaatccaaatataaaggtgTCATAAAAGCAAGATGCATAAAGATGGacaatttaaaaataattaaaatagaaagaaaatcaagaaacccACGTGTGAGACAACTCACCCAATGTAGAGAACCCTAGAATTTAACTTTTCTTATgatcaagaaaaaaataattaaaagagatTTAATAAAAATCCAACTCAAAAGAGAGAATAAAATCTAAAAGGAAATTTAAAAAACTCATGCGAGAGATTACTCACCCAAACTCTTCTCTTCCTCTCCTCTCTCGTCACTCACACAATCATTTTTCTCTTtcattctttccttttcttcttccctcaCCTTCCCCTAGAGATTTTTCCTTCCCAggctctttccctctttctcctcctcctcctcctcctctctctctctctctctctctctctctctctctctcccatccggCAGGTCTCTCTCTCAGCTCCCTCTCTTTACCATGCTCTCTTAtgcctctccctccctctcacgCCATCTTTAAATAGAGGGGTTTTCTAATCCCACATGTGTTCATGTGTATGTGTGGAGCAACACCCTcgcatgtgtgcgtgtgtatgtgTGGAGCAACACCCTcacatgtgtgcgtgtgtgtgaagCCACCCTCCCCTTCTTATGCACTCTCTCTTAATCTCCCTAAGACTCACACCACTCCTCTCCACCCTTATTACTTGAACACGTCTTTCCACCATGAAACGCACACAACTCTGGTGTCCTTTACATGTGTGTGATGTGTATGGTTATGATGTGTGATGCACGTATGGTATGTGAGGATGGATGAATTTATGCATGTATGtttggatgtatggatggatgtttaGTTGGAGGGATGGATAGATGGGTAGTTAGACAGACGGATGGACTGATGGGTGATTGAGTTTATATACACATAAATTAAGGGACATATTTGGATAATCAATGGGCAGATTTGGAGggtttaaatgcatgaataaaTGGATAGATTTATATGGTTAGCCTTTATAAATCAATGCATATATTTGTGTGATTAATATATAAGAAGAAATTCATAGATTTGCATATTTTTTAACACTTAAACCAAAGTGCACATAGCAAAGATCAGAAGTAAAGCTGAAAGCACCATGGGCAACAGACACTGATTGAGAGTAACTAATGAAGCCAGAATCAACATTTCGTTAACCCATAGTTGCAAATTCATTATTACAAACGGAGTGAAAGTTGGTACCTCAAATATGGAGGATTGTAAAGAAAAGAAAGTTACGATGATATTTTATAAAGTATCATCTTATGAATGAAATTTGGATCCCAATGAGTAGGTTACCTTATCAATTGTTGGCAAAGTCAAAGAAGACATGTTACAAACATTGGTTGTTGTAATGGACTACTATCGTAAAACTCAAGAGTGAGTTCTTTTCaagtggatggaaaatatataaaGACAAATTAAGGATAATCTTACAGGGGCTAAGATTGAGAGAAATAAAGCTATATGGCTTGAGATGGGGCAAAGAAAAATTACTTAATGAGAACTATAGCTTCGAACGACCATAATTTTATGACCATTTTTCAGAATCATATGATATGATGTTGGAAAGAAATCAATGAGCTTTATGTCTTAGACAATACTAAAGGCTATTGTTACCCAATTGTTATAGTAAAAATTCAATTAACTTTTAAGGGCCAAATTTGAGTTCAAAGTCAATTTTACTAATTTTAATTGTTTAAGTATTTAGAAAGTCATTTGATAACTTAGTGCCTTTTTTAATCATGTGTGAGAGTTTGAGTAAGTTTACTTATTTATACTAATTTCAGAAAGATTAATATTTTGAGAAAGtttattattttagaaaagttataACCACAAGGCTCAAATAAGTCATATTAAGTGTATTATAGAAACCCCATTCatattagttttttattttttaattctcaTCGTACCGACTTTCtacctcatggattcaaggattATTTTTGAAGAAGAAGATCTTTGCAGCCTTACCCTCCCACCCCCAACAATTACATCCATAAAAGGACCcatttagaaaggtttcaacccaccatgatttttgaacCCTGCCATTTACATTGTTTGCCACTAGATGGGCCATGCGAATCACCTAATAATCGACAATTCTAGACCCATTCATGGCGGGTCCTTACTCGTGCCTCGGTAGTAGACTCACAATAGTTTCAACATGTGGTCATGGGTTTcggagtacccattgtggtgaaatcccactgtgaaGCAAGtgtgtttgttttatttttttaagaaaagaaaagaaaagaagaaaaaaaaaacaaaaaaccattcATGACAAATTAACGCAAGAGGGGCCGCACAAAgattgaaaaacaaacttcatATAAATTTATGTTACAGGCCATCGAGTTTTATTCATATCAACGCATGGATTATAAATACATAGTGCCTCAGATGTGTCCAATAACAAGGACCTTATATCACAAACAAACATGATCATTCAAATAGTCTACAAAACCTTTCATATGGATGTTAAGCTCCTGGGCAGTAGGTGAGGATGTAGTCAGCACCGGTGCATGTAAAAGTACTGGAACCATCATTATACGCATAGCTATAAGCCAACGGACATGCATTCTTGAAGATCATGGAATAGTTCGTGGGCTTGCATGTATCTGATGTATTGAACGCACCCCTGCAACAATATTCGTCAGTGTTGAACGCTTCGCAAGCACTCTTGCATGCAATCGTTGCGCCGCCAGCCGGTGCAGTGACCCGAAGCTCTTGTGGGCAGATGGTGTCGGCGTTCACGTCCGCCGGGCAACCACTAACAGTACAATCACCTGTTCCGCCTTGTGGGGCAACGGAAAAAGGCACGTTGAAGCCGTCAACTAGGCTCGTGTCATAGAAATCCTTGCCACCGTCACCCTGGAGTGTGAACTCGATTAGGGTGGCCGGCGGTACGGCGCCCATGCCGTTGCATGCGACTACACCACTTCCACAGTCCGCTGTGTCACATCTGAACCTTCCATTAGAGTCTGTGGAGCAACCGGTTCGGCCCCAGACCCGGCCTTGCCATCCTACGGGTGCATCCAGTGATTCCGATGCACCTTGGGCGAGTTCAAACCCTGTTTTGGACAACGGGGGCTTGCCGAAGTTGTTCAACGTGCCAGGCCACACTGTGAATGAGCACCTATTTGTAAAGGTCAACTTTGTTGATTGCACTCCTGAAATCATAAGACAGTTATCGATAGCCATtaatctcttctttctttctttttcttttgtgagGACCCCATGGTCATTAATTAATCTTGACATTATCTAACACAATTAAGACCCTTGCAGTTAAGTTTTATGATGGCTCACAGAGAAGGAAGCCGATTGTGTCCTGCCCCACCCGGACCATTGACGGACATGggtctgtgggggccaccatgatttatgagttttatccacgcagttcatccatttttccatatcaataTTTTAGGTTacgagccaaaaaaatgaggtagatctatagctcaagtggaccacacccaggaAGCAGCTGTGATACTGacatccacctttgaaaccttccaaggagCCACCGTGatgatggttatttgccatccaacttgttcataaggtcatatagaccttgatcaagggaaaacacaaatatcagcttgatccaaacctccggtggctctcaagaagtttttgttttatggtgggtattcgttcaatccccaccgcatggtccacttgagtcttggatctgcctcttttttgggctccTACACTAAAAtattctgaaaaaatgaatggacagtgtcgGTAGAACCCGTACATCACTGTAGGTCCAACAGAGGCCTTCCTGGACGGATTATGGTCCAGGCGGGAAAGGACGCAATCCACCGTAAGGAAGCCATCGTGCTCTCTGTCAAAAATCAAAATATGAAACGGGTGCAGACGTGGGATgagttatgaaacaaatggatggctaaaaactTTTTTAGcggttcatttattttgtacccTGTGGTCTACCGGATGAGTCAACCGGGCTGAGTTTTGGACCAATGAATGTAAACAGGCACTACCTGCccaatgaacagcatggatctaacacatatttatCAAATAAGCATTAAATAAAAGGAATGCATATTCTTCTTATCCTTGCAGAAATACAGTAATGATGCTTTATAGTGATCGAATCGTTGATCCAGTGAAACTTCACGTCCAtggtatgatccaaaccatccaaaggaTGTTATTTGTGTCCTTGAACGTGGACAATGATCTATTTACTATATGAGGCATCCATTTGCCAGATACCGATTGGACATCTAAGAAAGTCACATGGCTACATTTGTCATGACCCATCCAAAAGGTGGCCCCACTAGATCAACTTACATTCACCAAATGTAGCACGAAAATGCTAAGGCATAACCACTTACCTACGACCAGGAGAGCCAAAACAAGGGAGATGAATACTTGTTTCTCCATATTGAAAAACTTGAATGTGTTTCTTTAGCTGGGATTTGTAAGATGGTAGGAAGTGTTGCATGGTTTTATAGACGAACCAAGGACTCATGTTGCGTGTAACTCTGTTATAGAGGACGAAGAGTGCGTCCTACCTGTCTCAGGATGGACTCGTCCTAGTAGGGgttctgtgggggccacc
This DNA window, taken from Magnolia sinica isolate HGM2019 chromosome 14, MsV1, whole genome shotgun sequence, encodes the following:
- the LOC131225688 gene encoding thaumatin-like protein 1b, yielding MEKQVFISLVLALLVVGVQSTKLTFTNRCSFTVWPGTLNNFGKPPLSKTGFELAQGASESLDAPVGWQGRVWGRTGCSTDSNGRFRCDTADCGSGVVACNGMGAVPPATLIEFTLQGDGGKDFYDTSLVDGFNVPFSVAPQGGTGDCTVSGCPADVNADTICPQELRVTAPAGGATIACKSACEAFNTDEYCCRGAFNTSDTCKPTNYSMIFKNACPLAYSYAYNDGSSTFTCTGADYILTYCPGA